DNA sequence from the Scylla paramamosain isolate STU-SP2022 chromosome 4, ASM3559412v1, whole genome shotgun sequence genome:
TGGCAAGATGACACACGCGCGCAGGACTGGACGACGAAGACCCCGCTGGCACGACCACACAAAGGCTGAAACATTCCCTGGCTGCCCTAACGCTCTCGCCACCATCTTCCCGGCCTCGCCGCCACGCCAGACCTTCCTTCTCACTATTTTGATTCGCAAATAGCCAAGGAGGAGTTCAGGCAGCGCcttgaggggaaggagggtgtGAGGCCACGAATATGAACAACAATGAATCGtcgaggggaaggggagagttcCGGTCCAAGATACCCTTTCGTCACCAAGCTTGGCACCCTTCCTCACAGCGCGACCAAGAGGTCCGAACTAGGGATAGGAAATAAGAGGTACGTGAAGAAAGATGTTCATCACAAAGAGTCGCTCCCTTCAGAGTACTAATGAGTACATGAAATGCATTAAAGGAAGACGAAAATGTTGACAGAAAGACTGGCGGGCCTTAGCTCAGGCGCCGCGCCACAGTAAGTCGGCTCAACtacacgaaggaaaggagaatcaAAAGAACACAGAATATATAACTCAAAAGTAACGCCTCACTGATGAAATTGTGTGCCAGAATTAAAGCATAATATTTAAAGCTAACAGTTTGGCAACAAATCCGTTGCACTTGAAAGTAATGTTATGTAACTCGCAAACTCTTGTGTAATGATGTTTGGAGCATCGAAGACGAAAATATACAACACATCCGGCGGTAACAGCGGCGCCGGCCTGGGACGGACGGCGACTTCCTCCGTCGCGTCTCTCAGGCCGATTGACTTTCAAGACCACTTCGACGGCCATGCTGCCCGACGCCTTTACGTAGCGAAGGTTATCGGTGAGTAGAAGTTGTTGTAGGTGCCCCAGCCCTTGGCCGCCATGTTGAAGCTGGCAGAGTTACGCTTGTTGGTGGCGTCCACGGGGCTGAACATGGCCCGAGGCACTGTGGGGAAAAGGCACCGTAAGACACTATAACACTAtgtgggcaaaaaaaaaaataaataaataaaaataaaaacaaattaaataaataaaaaaataaataaataaataaaaaaaaagctagggTTGTATTTCATTGGGGGTCGATGCGCGGTGTGTAGTGTAGTCAGGAGCCGATATTCTTCCGCCCTGGAGGAGTGCAAGTGTGCAACTTTATTTAACTCTGGGCAGCACTCATTGTGAGGTGACAGGTGAGACTCACCGTCCGTGGCTGgggtgggaggctgggaggagcgCATTACCACCTTCACCTCGGCGGAGTAGATGGCTGCCGGGCCTgcggagggagtgggagggttGGTGCTGGTAGGCGGCGGGGAGAGCGGTGGTGAGGGTGACTCGTTAGTAGGTGAATAACACCTTCTAGTAAACACCATGCAGTTTCGGAAGCCATAACGCGGCCGCGACTCCCCATCCGCCtggcctctcccttcctcgtctttctcctcttccttttcggaGTGCGCGTCGTCTCCACCATAACCAGCGTCCTCAATCAAAGCTTCAGGCTGGCCAACATTAGCGTTACACGATCCCATTTCCTTTTCGGAGTGACTCGTGTTTTTGTCAGCTGTGTCTGAGGAGCCGGCACAAGGCTTCTGAAACGCCTTTTCTTCAGACATGTCAGACACAGGATTGTCCTCATGCTGTGTGTCAGCGTGGGTCAAGTCACTTTCTCCACCTAAGATGTCTCCGGAGGTCTTCGCCACAGGATCAGGAGCGGCTGTGGCGTGTGCGTCATTAAGTTCTTGGTCCATGCTGTCCCGCGACACACTGCGGTAATATTCTGGCGGCTTCAAATCTTGTACGTCGATGGTGTCGATCAGTGTCGGTGCATTCTGGAAGGTCGACTTTATTTCCTCCATGTATTTTCGCAATTCCTCTTCCTCGAGAGACGGCTTTCTGGGTTCGTTCGATATCTCGATTAGTGGAATGCCGAGGGAGAAGCTGAAGAGCGAAGCCTCGTTCTGATTGTTGTCGAGGACAGGCTGTGCATTCGTTCTATAAACCTCGTGAAGCCGAGCCGAAGCACTGTCAGTCTTATTAGTGGTACTCTTATCTACTCTGCTAGTGCTTTCTTCTGCGGCTGCGACCAGCAACTCGATTTCTTTGTCTTGAGTAGCATGAAATGATCCACTGGCGAGGCTGACGGGAGCTGCCTCTGGGTGGAGTATCTGGCCGTCTGGCTGTGATTCCGGAGACCTTTCTGTATGAACTTTCTGGGTGTTCATCTTTGTTGGAGGGAGTTTGTGTTCATTCTCCAGAGGGTTTGGCGCATCAGTGCTCCGGGAAGTGGGACTCGAGGAAGCTGGTACCTGGCTTGGAGGAGTCGACGAAAGGTCAGGGAGAGGACCCGGCAGGGGAGAGGCGGGAGTTTGGACAGAAGCGCCACCTACCTGCGACATGACACAAGGGGCGGCAGACACTACACACGGAAGAGAAATGTCACTACCAAAAGGGTTTTGAAGTAAAGCAACATTGGAGAAGCTGCGTGCACCAGGGTAAGCTGCAGAAAGTAACGGACTAGTGGCAGGATTGCAGGGAAGCGAAGTGGGGGAAGCAAGGCTGGTGCTATTTACAAGTGATGACAGTgatatgagaggaagagaagtgggtCGTGctggcctgctgctgctgctgctgctgtggatACCACTTATGGTGCTGTTTTGTACATGGCTTTCGAGGCGATCAGTGCTAGTGCCGGTGCTTTCAGAGTGCTGTGTGCTGAGAGTATCAATACGAGTTTTGTGTGCTGTGCTCTCAGTGTGCCTGCTAACCTCTGTGTTTTTTCGGAGGTGGCTCGAGGCAATGGCGCAATCATGAGTGAGAATTTCGATGGCTGCCGACGAGTTCTTGCCACCAGCAGTGGGGAGGCAGCCCTCCCGGGGAGCCTCCAGGATGCAGCTCTCGGTGTGGTGGTTCATTGCGTTCTCGTTCAAGTAAGACGCCTCGCTCCCGTCAGGAAACACGTAAAGAGGAGGTGTTCCGGGTTTGAGCTCAACTTGCTCCTTGGCGCAACTCTTACGGGGAAGGACCGGGGGTGGTGTGTTGATGGAGGGCGTTGGGCGAGGAGGGGGCagtgggggagaaggggaagcagGAAGGTATGCTGGCACCGAGTTTGGTCTCACAGACCCTGATGTAAGAGATGTTTtgaaagcaccaccaccacgctcgGCAACAGAAACAGAGGCCAAAGCATTGGATGCCGGAGAGGAAGAGCCATCGATATGTTTAGGATCtggagaggcagaggaaggcGTCAGAGAAGGATTACTCCAGGATGTGCTATGAAATTTAGTTCCATCTAGTAATAACGTTTCTACAGAAGCTTTAGAGGACTGAACTACGAAATTCTTCATGCCAGGAGAAGTTGTGGCTGGCACTGGCTTGGGGAAGGCGACGGGGCGTGCCGGGAAATGTCCTGGAGCCCCTGAGGCAGTAGTGGATGCCGAGGCAGGACGGGGCGCTACGGGGGGACCTGCAGCACTTACAGCTGATTTTGGGGACACGACACTCCTGCTGTCATCAGAATGAGTGACGGCCTGGCTCTTATTTACTTTGCatgaaggtttcaagacagagGAGAAGGGCTGAGGCGGGGAGtaagtacgaggaggaggaggaggaagaggaagaggtttgGGCGAGCAGGTGGCggaggtgagggcaggtgaagCTGGGGTGCGCTGGCTGCCTCCCCGAAGGGCCGGAGTCGGGCTGTCATCGCTGCCCGCGCGGTTCACCGAGTGCCAGGCTTTAGGCTTGGGAGGGACTGGCTTAGGCTTGTTAGGCTCTAATGTGGGCTCGGAGGATTTGGGCTTAGAAGGTTGGGTCAAGATCTTTGTCAGGTCTGGAAGGGTGAACGAGCCTGTAGACAGACAGTGGAAGGCGacgtgagaaagaaagaacgaaagaaaaaataaaaacgctaGTGCTACAAAATAagcatgattattattatgattattatttattctttcagaGCATGCGTAAAATTTCACGTAAACATAAGGAACAAACAATGGAATGTGCGCGAGAACTGCGTGAGTGCCAAACACAGACATGCAGGTGAATGTGAAGGGCGAGGAGGTTAgcgtgtggaggtggtggtggtggtggtggtgggcggcagAGACACAGCATGCACCAACACTCCTCGCACCAAAGACTAAGACACTAATACTACTTCATAGGGGAGGGGGATGGTCTAGCAGCACATTACATCAAAAATAACAACACGAGAGAAAGTATCAGTgactttccatctctctttaaATTAAAATCTCAATGAAAACTCTAGATAAAAAGAGAAGTGCCACCtatgagaaaaaagataaacagcaaATGATTGACTCGATACCATCAGTGACTAAGAAAACGACAGTATTCATTATATACACAAAGAAAGGACAGACGGTGTTGGTGTATGGCGTCCGTGTCTGTGCTCTGGTCCCCACGTACAGCACACTGCCCTTCCCACCACGGGCGTGCATTCCTCAGTGGCATGGCCCGAGAGAAGATGTTGCCCAAGCCagcattataaaaaatatatatatacaaaaagtgtGAAGAGCATTAATGAATCTAAGCAAAGTGGAAGCAGAACCGCTCAGTTTGCGAGTACTAGATTCTGTGAGTGGCGAGCGGCGGGTGAGCAACAGCTGAAGGTGATTGAACTAGAGTACCTCAAAGCCCTTGAGTCCTCCACTTAGTCTTATCAAATGCAGCTGaccatacatgaaaaaaaaaaacaataaaataaataaataagtaaaataaataaataaataaataaataaataaaataattctcCATTTTTACTCCCTGACGTCTAACAAGGTGTAAGAAATGGAGGTTTAGTTGAGAAAAAACGGTTCAAGCACATAATGAGTGACGAGGTCTCAGGGGCTCGTGGTAGCAGTGCTGACGTGGTAGTGTGCGCGGCGAGTCCCTGGGAGTGTGTGACGGAGGTGTGGAGGGCACTAACCTGACGGAGCAGCTGCAGGCGCGGGGGCCATCTGAGGGGTCACCTGAGGAGTCAACAGCTGCGGGGAGGAAGGTAACGGTGGTTAGTAAAGCagtgatgtgtgttgtgttctgtgatggtggagatggaagtggtggtggtggaagtggtggtggtgagtgatatGCGAGTAATTGGGAACTTGTGGAGTGATGATGGTATGTGGAACTGAATGAtcgactgaatgactgacttcAGGTGCTGCAACAACGACaggtgaaattaaataaaatccaTAAATAAATGCAAGAAACGATGTTGAAAGCTAATTTACATTTCAGATCAGGTAAAGATAACTGATTTAGGTACCAGAATAgactagcagagagagagagagagagagagagagagagagagagagagagagagagagagagagagagagagagagagagagagagagagagagagagaattgaggtggtggtggtagtgacgatGACgaaagttactgaagaaaataaagatgaatattataacactgaaaaaataatactaataacaataaaaatggcgacgaaaatggagagaaacacTAGACAATCAACGCCACAAAAAGCtgcatttagaaaaaaaaaaaaaaaaaaaaaaaaaaatatccctgcTTTTTACCACCGAATATCTgaagcgtgatagaaaataacatGACCGAAATGAACCTGCagaggaatatctgaggagtcACGTCAGGTGCGCAGTTACAAGTGAAAGATTGCTGGGAAAGTCAACAGCTACACGCAGACACAacaaatccagagagagagagagagagagagagagagagagagagagagagagagagagagagagagagagagagagagagagagagagagagagagagagagagagagagagagagagagagagagacaagctgGTGATAATGGTACAAACACATTTATAAGCCAAGTAACTTTATACCTTCACTGTGCTTAGGTTTTCCCTCTATATTAAACCGTCTGATCTGTAAAGAATGTATGAATATGAGGACATTCTGACAAACTGGAGGTAGGTGGTGAAGGGAATACAGTTTGTGGAATGAGTTctttattcctgactagttTTGCAGTAGTTAAttcaaaggaagaggaggaagctacTGAAAATTTAGTCAAGAATAAAGTACTCATTTCTCAAGACCTCAAATCTATCATCTGTCAGCCTTTGCAAGATTGTCAGCATATCAGAGGAGTTTGGATCGAAGGAAAGGCAAAGCACAGTGGAAATCAGTATAGGTTACTCTGCTCCAGACCTACACTAAGCTCAAGTGTCCTTCACTCTTCACTCACCGGCATTGGCTTCGGGGGCTCCAGCCACGACGCCTCAGCAAGCTTGGTGTCTGCCCGCTCGACCACGGTGTTAGCCAGCTGTTCCCGGGGAGCAGGGAAGACACGTGTGAGACTAACTTAAATGTATAGGTTTCAAACATCGTCAGTAGTTATGTGGCACTAAGGCTGTTTATGGTGTTCATATTAAGTGAATGATCTGAAACTTGGATAAAAGTACATTAAGTTGGAAATGTACTGTAAGTGAAAGAACTGTTCAGAATCATCGACTGAAGATGACACGCAAcgctcaataataataatgtgtcaACGCTGGGTATTGCAGTCATTACAAGGAGAAACTGCTGTGGGATGATCTAAGCCGTATTCTAAAACGTTCTGGCATTTCATCTTAACTAATTTCAACAGCCTCAAGTGGAAGTCAGGGATTTTCAGCGGTTTTCATGCATGGTTCTGGTAATAGTTTTAACAAATATTCCACAATTGTTCACcattaaagaggaaaaataccCACAACAATGGGACTATTCATCTCACCACCACTTCAAAATACTTGTGATAAGAGAACAAAGTGTCTAAGAATACGAAGCTTACTAAGGCATACACACGATAATATATTACAAAAACGGATACCAGCTGTGTTGGCTTATAAGGtcatcaatttatctatttaccacTACTAGCAAACTACATACGTCTACTAAACAACTCTATGTTATATACACCGCTAAACCTTACTAATTTATACACTATTGTACAAAGACACACAGCGATGTCAGGTGCCTCGTTAACACACGTCAAGAAGCGTAGCCTGAATTAAGGAATACATCTGAGCCTTGACAAGAAAGTCACACAGCCATGACAAGCCTCCCGTGCCTAACATTCCCCTTTCTAATCGCGTCCACTTCAGGGCCATTCACATACTGATGGCAAGCACTGGAGCGAATATTCATCGTGCATACTTCCACACTGATCCTATTCATGCCTCCACGCCACAGCAAGCACGGGGCCTTTCAGTTGTGGCCTTGAGGACACCACCTCGGGCTGAATGGTGGAGCCGTATTTGGAAAGCAGGCAGGAATCATAATGTGGATATGAAAGGCTCAGAGACCTTGGTGACGGCAACACTACTTGGAAACATTGCAGAGTCTACTACTGCTGGCTCCGGGATTTTGATGGCAGCAACACTAGTAAGAAACACTAATAATTACTACTTATGGTTCCAGGACCTTGATGGCGGCAACACTACTATGAAACACTGCAATAACTACTATTAATACCACACTGTTCACTACACTAACCATCTGGTCATGCTACAAAGATAACTACAGTCGTGGTTAGCAGTCCAGTAAGTAACCTGCTGCTCTCACTTCCGATGTGTTTTGCGTTTTGACTCGATTTTAAGTCCCCTGATCTGCTGACACACTTCCTACAAAGCTTCACAAGTGACAGTCTAAACAGATCGAGGGACTtaacactgaaggaaaaaaaaaaaaaaaactaagcacagtggaagtgagtgatGGTGATTCGACTTCTGACCACGACTGTACATCAATCTACGACACGTAACCACCCGCTGTATTTGATATTGAACACTGGTGCTTCCTTGACCCAGTGAGAGAATTGCATAGGGAACAGACTCCTAGCAATTCCTTGTCATGAGCCTAAGTTGTCTCCTGTACACGCACACACTATATATACATCTATGCCGGTGAAAGTGATCGAATACCAAGCATAAAAAAGCCAAAAGCCAAGGCAACAGGAAGTCATAAGAAGAGTGAATCTgactcctcatttcctcttacGGCTTTTTATCTCAAGGAATGTTCACAATTACGTACAACTGCGTGGCTTTATGGCTTTATTTCCCTGCTACCTAAAAGTCTACGGTGTTAGAGGTTAGACACAGGCTAAAGAGTGACAGCTGAGGTGCACAGGGACTACACAACACAGCCACGGTACCTCGGGCCGCTCGCTGCTCACTGGCTTGAATAGTGGTCCCTGGAAAGTGTGCAACGTGCTGGGTGAGTATGTGTTGATATTCGTGTGTACATAAATACAGGGTAAAGACAAGATGTACATTGCCAAACCACGGCTTCTGTCGCAACCGTAACGCGGGCAGGAAGTGACGGATGCTTTCTGGATGGCTACGTGATTACAGCTGATACATCGATGGATCACAATTGGACAGAACAGATAAAGTGGCAGATACAGGGACAGACACAaatagacggatagacagaaattattaccataaacattcaTAGAAGAACAGGCAGAACAGAGACTAACAGATATAGTGACAGAAGAACAGATAGAATAGAGACCAAGAGATACACTGGCAGATAAACAAATCATTATGAGAACGAATACAGATAAAGCAGACTGAGCagcaaagagagaaaacgagaacgaGGTAGCAGGACAGAGTAAGAAATCATGTATATAACTGAGCAAAGCGAATCGACAAAATACAGACTAAAAGACAAATTaacagatatatagacagacggATGTAAAGGCTGATCAACATCATAATAATCATGtttagatagacaaataaataaaaaaaataaaaaatgataaagacaaatgaaaagatagatagaaggaaACAATACAGATGATCATACGCACATCTAAGAactcgtacatacacacacacacacattacaagcACCATGATAGCTAGACTTCAAGCCGCCATCCAGAGAGCACCACTGGACACTCcctccagcagcaccaccaggaCCCAGGCAGCCCAGCACTTGAGTCCATGCGTCACTCGATATTAGTACCCtgaatcaccaccatcacttactccataaaaaaaaaaaaaaaaaataaataaataaaataaatacaaaaatagaaaagaacatgGTGTTACAGCGAAGCATGTCAGCTGTTAGGTCTCGTTTAGCTGAAATTCTGAACTAAATATATACGTAATTAAATGAGTTATGGTTCACAGAGGAAGGGCGGAAGCAGAGGCCTGAGCTGCGCTGCGTGAGTTGCTGGTAGTGTTTGTCTGCAGCCTGGAACGAAGCATTACTGTTACGCTTGACTGCAGAGCGGTGAAGAGGCGCCGCTGGGTTACGGCTCAGTGGAGAGAAgttaagaaaggaagacgaagcaGCAATAATACTTGGGCTGTcaaacctagagagagagagagagagagagagagagagagagagagagagagagagagagagagagagagagagagagagagagagaatgtatcgTACTCAGGTGGGAATAACAACAGAATAACACACATGCCAGTTCGTATACACAGCCAAAATGAAAGTGGCATTGAGGCAAGTCGCCAGGCCGGGCCCAACGCTCCTGTACAGTGTGTTCACGAGGTGTCATGTGGGAGTCCCTTCAGGTCGGCAACACTGGCAGCTAACCTGTTCATCATCCCTTACCACCCACCCACTTCAAGAATTTCTGAACAGTATCTTGACCAAATAAAGGcgttttttattactttttttttcgttagtttGACGTGAATCTCTAAGAAGTGAGCATCAAGACAAAATGTTTAATGATGTAAAAGATAAGGTGAGGCAACTGCGTGAACCGACCTTAAGGTTCTCGCTTCTCTGTACAAGCGTGTCTAAGCAGTGTTCATGGGAGTGTGTGTACCTTTATCCTCTGTCTCTTATCGTCGAAGGCCGCGTCAGGAGTGCCCGTCTCCATGGTCGCCTGCCACGGGGACTTGACCAAGGTGAGACTCCCCTCCCTGCTTCTCAGGAACTGCTCCTGTTGGGGTCACTCGTCACCACCTCACGTCCTCACCCGCTCACCCACCATCATGCACCACCACTACGCACACGCGCGcgtacgcacacgcacacacacacacacacacacacacacacacacacacacacacacacacacacacacacacacacacacacacacacacacacacacacacacacacacacacacacacacacacacacacactctctctctctctctctctctctctctctctctctctctctctctctctctctctctctctctctctctctctctctctctctctctctctctctctctcttcctcactttattatcattatttttcatcaccacAGCTATATCACCACTAATGCTTATTCGCACCACATCTGCATCATCACAGCACCACACACCATACTGTACTACACTCACGTTGCTACcagcctcaccatcaccactagagtacatcactaccaccatgaTTTACACACATCAGTTACTATTACACAAGAatgacaaactctctctctctctctctctctctcacaaatatCCACAAAAGTATAGCAACAGTCCCAAAAGAACACTATATTCAGCGCACtcagtatttttgagttacCGAAGCCAGAAAttagagatgagaaggaagtgCAGTAGGGAGACGGAAGAGATGCAGtgagcgaaaaaaataaaataaaaatgaaaaaataaaataaatttgaaCCTGGAACTTGATAAAATAAAGCACACatatgaatataaagaaatcaCAAGCTAACgtaaaaggggagaaaaagaaataagctgaaccttgctgaaaaaaaaaataataataggaagaaaaaaacatgagagaacTTTTATAAAATTCCAAACAcgaggtaaagaagaaaacgaagaaatacaACTCAGGATCTgcttgaagaaagaaaagaaaagaaaagaaaaaaaaaagaaaaacggtgCATTAAACACATTAAAGTGAAATCAAGCAAATGCATctgaaacaaaaacattaaagaagaagaaaaacgtgtAATGGGGGCAAATTTCACACACAAGCAcaaaactgaaaggaaaatgcaaataaagataacaaagataaaactaaaaaaatcgaTGCTGGTCTTCGAGGAATGAACTGAGGATTGGCAGAGAGGAAAGGCGAGGTAAGAAAGAGATTGGGACAAGcaagtattattttttcttttttttgctcacTTTCAACTTCTAAGTCAGCGTGGAtctacaccatcatcatcaccatcattacaccttcatcaccatcatcataatcctACTGccattcccatcaccaccatttacATAGCttatatcaccatcaccataatgtctcaccaccaacaccaccacacaccagcaccatcactactgccatGAACATTCATCCCCAtcatcacttccaccaccaccactacatacTATCATCCTAATGCCATTCACCATAAGCACAAAGCCtcattaccaacaccaccaacaccataaGCTAGCACCATCACCTGCCAtaacccttcaccaccaccatcactaccgcctaccattatctgctgctgctgtcggtTCCTCTCCTCGACCGCGGACTTCTTTACGGCCAGGTCATCGGTGACAATGgactgcggctgctgctgctgctgtgcccTGGTGGTGGTCTGCGCCTTCTGCACCGTCGTCTCGTCCACGATGAACTTGtccatcctcttctttcgtttGGCAAAGAGCTCAGCACCtgcggggagaggaagaagcagagaatAGGAAGTACAGTCGTGGTAAGAGGTCAGGTAGTATGATGCTCTCACTTCCACTGCATGCTGTGTTTTCCCTGCAGTCTTAAGTCTTCTGATCTGGGAGGATAAAAAGTAAAGACAGGAAAACatagatatacaaataaaataaataagtataaaatgaaaataaataaaaatctcaaTTCAGGTTTTCTTTAGGAGACTCAGGTGATCAGAGGTCTTTAGATCAAGGGAAAACTCTAAATGCATTGGAAGTATGGAGGTGGTTATTACTGATTCCtgcacacaacaacaacacatctgAGAGTCAGTTGTGGAGGTGAGTGTTATGTGTTACTCAATTGCTGGTCATGTGTGaaggtgagtgtggtgtgttatTCAATTACCGGTCATGACTAGACGTGATCTTACTTGATTGTGTTTTTATTAGAGAAGTCAAGGTCGTCATGTTCCGTCTTTCTGTACTGCttaatcatattttcttttatacttaATGTTTTCTTAACCTACACTTCTTTCAGTAATATAATCCGCTCATATATTGTCGTGTCTGAgaagtttaattttcttatcatttttctttggacttttcccatataacttcttactgtgtcctcttgatgatgatgatgactgtccAGACACTAAACATTCAATATCAAaatttcctcttacttttggTACATTAATAAGACAACAACCATATCGTTTCTTTATCTACTCTCctctagttgtgtgtgtgtgtgtgtgtgtgtgtgtgtgtgtgtgtgtgtgtgtgtgtgtgtgtgtgtgtgtgtgtgtgtgtgtgtgtgtgtgtgtgtgtgtgtgtgtgtgtgtaaatgtcgCTTTTATCACCACACCCCACCTAGCCACCCTCACCTTTGCCTGTGGGACTCTGCACCTCCGCCACAATCTTGCCGACCTCGGGGCTGGTGGGGACTGCCTGTTCCATGAGCGTCTGGTAGTGCTCCTGTACGGCGTGGAAGTCCTGCACACCCTTGGGACTCATCAGGAGCTTCATCGGTGGTTTCTGAAGGAGGGACACAGGTTACTGAAAATACTGGCGGAGGAGCAGCGAAAGCGGCTCACGAGATTGTTTAAACTTCAAACACTTCCTATTCGTACGTGGGGCGCCTGAACCTGCTGCGTCTTGGTACATACGAGCACCATGTTTGTCCCATCACGCGGAGTCTGGAGTAGTGATTTTTCTACCTGAGGAAACATGAACCTAGTAATACTGCCGCTGGGCGGTGCTCTCACCCGGTGACCGACTGAGGCATTCACATGTGTAGAGAATCAACTTTCTATTCCAACCAAAACCTTTAGTTACTTGCAAGATACTTCACTATTTGCACATGTATAATACGTTACCTTGTGTGTAAGTAAAGGTTTCGATAAGAATATAAAGTCAGTTTGCGGCACGTTTTAAAAACAGAGTGGAATACGTCTGCCAAACAGTGGGTGAGAGCATCGCCCAGTGGCAGTGTTATATTGCACGTGTGTCCTCAGGTGGCAACATTACTACGCCAGGCTCAGCGTGAAGCGACTGTAGTTCTcgtgtcattattttcttttaaccaTCATGGCGTCAGTATAGGTACATGAAAATCACATCCAGCAGTAAGTGCTGCACTGCGTCAAGGCCACTCCAGTGACAACCTAGACTCGAACTACAGGAGTTTTTATTCTTGTAATTAAAATCATAGTAAATAAACACTCAGGTAAGGAGCGCACATTCGCGGCGACGCAGCAACTTTACCCATGCTAAACTTTTCGCTTAAAAGTAAGTGTTTACATTCTGAAATTTGTGTATACCTAAGATAAGGTGAATGAGCATCATAAGGTACGAAAAAATCACGTCTTTTGTACCATCTGTTCATGATTCCCTTTCTGGGGCGTCACAACAAGGCAGTGCTCCTCGcttattccttcacttcttgGCCTGACTCCAAAgtggaaatataaattaaat
Encoded proteins:
- the LOC135099705 gene encoding titin-like isoform X8 encodes the protein MGDSAASVGVRAGGTELGAASLKHHTVTKAVHETEELPVVSENGKVEPCVESPQGAPASPASPSASPPCSQSMTPAATPDTEAQTVTSSQTSHTSTSFESAVSIQSTGGVLQGAVEPQAIQNISSQSQAVHSQSTQSSSISQSHSAINGHQTIQTSTAVSGQQTFQSMQSVSQTQSAQTVVQSQAEVGISSGQPLSVLEAPADQPLLEAPSVDENANSIPENIPAQPQPESVLEASPVQEPAEGSEPVAAPEPTVIPEPEAAPEPAPTTVPEPVAAAPEPLPAAPEPVVEPEPAVVEEPSAAPEPAMSSEEAVAQQPTVLPEAPVSETVVDVQESAPPPEPEPAVAAEETLAPDPQPVQEEIAEEALPAAAPEPVPAVEPEPSVVTTTSGGGGGPAVEEISQEHIKEQLHEIITEIEQQVLPEQEQEQQQQQQEDGVLHHTWRPKGKYEVPKTVIQYEDVVPIPVPDVTISLKAQAPQPAPPPPQPEPPKPEPQPTVETHQEPSSLTNGAVSPIEIPEGIPLLARILPKDHEDGEKKISLERLFTPATDSGDLTPKRSPSKKAFASSSFYRPDHPTIDDQVELAQRISFSLVDENNKMSRGQSMYMKRKKRSMRWIHAGGAHDEDAAGSAEGGEGPEEDLLLKQPPMTQRPASVPTVQQVDTKKPPMKLLMSPKGVQDFHAVQEHYQTLMEQAVPTSPEVGKIVAEVQSPTGKGAELFAKRKKRMDKFIVDETTVQKAQTTTRAQQQQQPQSIVTDDLAVKKSAVEERNRQQQQIMGPLFKPVSSERPELANTVVERADTKLAEASWLEPPKPMPLLTPQVTPQMAPAPAAAPSGSFTLPDLTKILTQPSKPKSSEPTLEPNKPKPVPPKPKAWHSVNRAGSDDSPTPALRGGSQRTPASPALTSATCSPKPLPLPPPPPRTYSPPQPFSSVLKPSCKVNKSQAVTHSDDSRSVVSPKSAVSAAGPPVAPRPASASTTASGAPGHFPARPVAFPKPVPATTSPGMKNFVVQSSKASVETLLLDGTKFHSTSWSNPSLTPSSASPDPKHIDGSSSPASNALASVSVAERGGGAFKTSLTSGSVRPNSVPAYLPASPSPPLPPPRPTPSINTPPPVLPRKSCAKEQVELKPGTPPLYVFPDGSEASYLNENAMNHHTESCILEAPREGCLPTAGGKNSSAAIEILTHDCAIASSHLRKNTEVSRHTESTAHKTRIDTLSTQHSESTGTSTDRLESHVQNSTISGIHSSSSSSRPARPTSLPLISLSSLVNSTSLASPTSLPCNPATSPLLSAAYPGARSFSNVALLQNPFGSDISLPCVVSAAPCVMSQVGGASVQTPASPLPGPLPDLSSTPPSQVPASSSPTSRSTDAPNPLENEHKLPPTKMNTQKVHTERSPESQPDGQILHPEAAPVSLASGSFHATQDKEIELLVAAAEESTSRVDKSTTNKTDSASARLHEVYRTNAQPVLDNNQNEASLFSFSLGIPLIEISNEPRKPSLEEEELRKYMEEIKSTFQNAPTLIDTIDVQDLKPPEYYRSVSRDSMDQELNDAHATAAPDPVAKTSGDILGGESDLTHADTQHEDNPVSDMSEEKAFQKPCAGSSDTADKNTSHSEKEMGSCNANVGQPEALIEDAGYGGDDAHSEKEEEKDEEGRGQADGESRPRYGFRNCMVFTRRCYSPTNESPSPPLSPPPTSTNPPTPSAGPAAIYSAEVKVVMRSSQPPTPATDVPRAMFSPVDATNKRNSASFNMAAKGWGTYNNFYSPITFAT